In Streptomyces sp. 840.1, one DNA window encodes the following:
- the ftsE gene encoding cell division ATP-binding protein FtsE, whose product MIRFDNVSKTYPKQSRPALRDVSLDIEKGEFVFLVGSSGSGKSTFMRLILREERASQGMVHVLGKDLARMSNWKVPHMRRQLGTVFQDFRLLPNKTVAENVAFAQEVIGKPRGEIRKAVPQVLDLVGLGGKEDRMPGELSGGEQQRVAIARAFVNRPMLLIADEPTGNLDPQTSVGIMKLLDRINRTGTTVIMATHDQNIVDQMRKRVIELEQGRLVRDQARGVYGYQH is encoded by the coding sequence GTGATCCGATTCGACAACGTCTCCAAGACCTACCCCAAGCAGAGCCGTCCCGCTCTACGGGATGTGTCTCTCGATATCGAGAAGGGCGAGTTCGTCTTCCTGGTGGGCTCCTCCGGCTCCGGCAAGTCCACCTTCATGCGACTCATCCTCCGTGAGGAGCGCGCCAGTCAGGGCATGGTCCACGTCCTGGGCAAGGACCTCGCGCGCATGTCCAACTGGAAGGTGCCGCACATGCGCCGCCAGCTGGGCACCGTATTCCAGGACTTCCGGCTGCTTCCCAACAAGACCGTCGCGGAGAACGTGGCGTTCGCCCAGGAAGTGATCGGCAAGCCGCGCGGCGAGATCCGCAAGGCGGTCCCGCAGGTCCTCGACCTCGTCGGTCTCGGCGGCAAGGAGGACCGGATGCCCGGTGAGCTCTCCGGTGGTGAGCAGCAGCGCGTGGCGATCGCGCGGGCCTTCGTGAACCGGCCCATGCTGCTGATCGCGGACGAGCCGACCGGCAACCTCGACCCGCAGACCTCGGTCGGCATCATGAAGCTGCTGGACCGGATCAACCGGACCGGCACCACCGTGATCATGGCGACCCATGACCAGAACATCGTCGACCAGATGCGCAAACGCGTCATCGAGCTCGAGCAGGGCCGTCTCGTACGCGACCAGGCGCGCGGCGTCTACGGCTACCAGCACTGA